The nucleotide window TGCATGATCAGGACCCTAAGCGCTCTTTCATCGATCTAAACCGTTCGGGCACGGGCCTGATGGAAATCGTCTCGCGGCCTGATCTGAAAAGCCCAGAAGATGTTGGCGCTTATTTGCGCAAACTGCGCTCGATCCTACGTTATCTGGGCACTTGTGACGGCAATATGGATGAAGGCTCCATGCGTTGTGACGTCAATGTGTCTGTCCGCAAAGTCGGCGAGACGGAGCTTCGCAACCGGGCCGAAGTCAAGAACGTCAATTCCGTTCGCTTCGCCATGCAGGCTGTCGAAATTGAGGCGCGCCGTCAAATCGATGTCTACGAAGACGGTGGTGAAGTGGTTCAGGAAACCCGGCTGTTTGATTCGGTCAAAGGTGAAACCCGCTCCATGCGCTCCAAGGAGCACGCCCACGATTACCGTTATTTCCCTGATCCTGATCTGTTGCCGCTGGAATTGACGCAAGACTATGTCGACAACATCAAGGCGACATTGCCGGAACTGCCTGATGAGCGCAAAGCCCGCTACATGGGCAACTTCGGTCTCTCCGCCTACGATGCGGGTGTGTTGGTCGCCGAACGGGACACCGCCCAGTATTACGAAGAAGTGGCGGCGGGACATGATCCCAAACTGGCCGCCAACTGGGTGATATCCAATCTTTTTGGCGTCCTTAAGGAAAAGGGCGTCGGTATTTCAGAAAGTCCGGTTTCTGCGGAATCTTTAAGCAAGCTTCTGGATTTGCTCAAGGACGACACCATTTCAGGCCGTATCGCCAAGGATGTTTTCGAGATCATGGTTGCTGAAGGCAAGGAAGCGGTGGATATTGTCGAGGAAAAAGGCTTAAAGCAGATCACCGATACGAGCGCTATTGAGACGGCAGTTGACGAGGTGATTGCAAACAATCCTGAACAGGTTGAACAGTTCAAGTCCGGCAACGAGAAAATCGCCGGCTGGTTCGTCGGCCAGGTGATGAAGGCGACTGGGGGCAAGGCCAACCCACCCATGGTCAACCAGATGCTGAAAGACAAACTAAAATGAAGATCGAATATTACTACAGCCACGTATCGCCGTGGACATTCATGGGCCACCAAAGGCTTATCGACATGGCAGTGAAACATGGCGCTGAAATTGACTTTGTTCCTTTGACTCTGGCCAAGGTGTTTCCCGTATCCGGCGGTTTGCCATTGGGTAAGCGCGCCCCGCAGCGTCAGGAATACCGCATGTGGGAATTGAAACGCTGGCCCGCTTATCTTGGTATCGAGATCAACATCGAGCCTGCCCATTTCCCCGTCGATGATGGCCCGTCGGCGAAAATCGCCGGTCTCGCCAAACAGCAGGGTGGCGACATCGCCGACTTGTCAGGGGCTTTCCTGGGCGCCGTCTGGCAGCAAGAACGCGATATCACCGACCCGGACACCTTGATCGCCATCGCAAACGAAAACGGTTTTAACGGCAAAGCGCTGTATGAGGAATCGATCACCGAAGCGGGTGAGGGCGTGCTCGAAGCTAACTCCCAGCGCGCCATCGACACAGGCGTCTACGGCTCACCATTTTATATCGTAGGCGGTGAACCTTTCTGGGGCCAGGACCGGCTGGATTTGCTGGAACGGGTGCTGGCAAAAGTAACGTAAAGCACGCTCTAGGCAAAATTGTTGGCGAGAAGTGAATCCGCAGCAATATCGGCGACAGCAATTAATTGGAATTCTGCAGCTACCATGTCTGTGAGAGTGGCATCAGCGGTAAATTCCAGAAAAGCAACGGTGCTGGTGATCGTTCCATCATCGTAAAGAGCAAAAATCACATTATCGCCAGTAGAGTGATCGACCGTATTTAGCATTGTCGCTGCCCATCCTTCAATTTCAGACGACGTGTTGCTACCGATGATAATGTCGTTTCCCAAGTTAGTGGCCGACGTAATTTCATAAAATCCATAGGTATTGGCATTGCTGACGAGGATGCCATCGGAAAGCCCCGTTCCTATAGCTTCGTCTGCAGCAGACGCGCTGATGGTGTTCCCTTGATTGCTATAGTCGGTGTTCCAGTTAAAAATGTCGCCGCCAACTCCAGAAGTAAAATCCTTTAGGATATCGTAGGCGACCGAATTCATACCCGCAGCTGCTACGTCAGCTGTGACGGTGGTAAAAGTATCAATTCCACCGCTTCCACTCAGTGTGTCTGCGCCAGCGCCACCGCTGATATTATCGGCGCCACTGCCGCCAACCATGTAGTCGGCCCCTGCTGTACCATCGAGGCTGGTAGAAGTGTTTTGCACCGATACAACTGTGCTGGTTCCTTGAGTAACGGAAACCCCCCAGCCGGAAGCAAGATTGTGGGTGACGGTATCAAAAGCCCCACCGGTCAGCGAACTCGCCGTTAGCACCGTAAGCGAATCGTTGTCGGTGGGGCCGTAGCTGGTGAAATCCAGGTTGAGCGTATCGCCGGAAGAAGACAGATCAAGCGCCCCGCTGACGGTGACCGTGTCATAGGACGCGGCGGTATCCACATCCACTTTCAATGTGCCCGAGGAGAACGTCACCCCGCCGGTAATGGCCAAGGTGCCCACGGTGCTTGTGGTGGCGGCGTCGATGGTGCCGGCGTTGGTGAAGGTCGCCGCTGAAACATCAAGGGTGCCGGTACCCTCGATAGTCCCCCCCGCCTGATTGGTGAGTGTCGTACTGGCCCCCTGCACGAACAGGGTCTTTGTTGCAGCAATGGCCAGCGTGCCGCTGTTGATGTACGCCGCGCCCGCTTTGTCAAAATAGGTATTGCCATTAAATGTCAGTGTACCCGAACTGGTAAGGTTACCACGAATATGTGCTCCGGTATTTGATGCCGCCGTCGTGATTGTGCCTGTATTGGTTAGTGTTCCGTTGGTGATGTTGAGGTACGAAGCCCAGCTTGCATGCGACGCCATATTGATGGTGCCGGAGTTGGTGGTGAAGGTGTCCACCGTCAGGGCTCTGTACGACGTCAAGGCCGTAGCAAAATCGATGGTCCCGGCATTATTCGTCATCGTACCAATGGTGGTGCCCGCCGTATCAACGGTAGCAGCAGAAAAATTCAGAGTGCCGCCAGCAGCATTATTCAAGGTCAAGGATGCATTAGTGGTATCCCCCGTCAGGTTGATGGTGCCCGTGGTGTTGTTAATCGTCCCCGTGATGGCACCCGTGCTGCTTGTCAGCGTGCCCGTATTGGTCAACGTCCCGCTAAGGGTCAGATTGCCTGCATTGAGGTTAATTGCATTTGCATTGGTGTAAGCGTAACCGAGAGTGAGAGTGGATCCTGTATCAACCTGGATAGTGCCAGAGTTATTGAGCGTGCTGCCCGATTGAATATTGAGTGTTGTACTGGCACCCTGCACGAACAGGGTCTTTGACGCAGCTATGCTCAGCGTGCCGCTGTTGATGTATGTCGCGCCCGCTTTGTCAAAATAGGCATCGCCATTGAACGTCAGTATGCCGGAACTGGTCAAATCGCCACGAATATGGGCTCCGGTATTCGACGCTGCGGTTGTGATCGTGCCCGAATTGGTCAATGTCCCGGAAGTGATGTTGAGATATGAAGACCAACTTGCATGCGACGCCATATTGATGGTGCCGGAGTTGGTGGTGAAGGTGTTTACCGTCAGGGCCCTGTATGACGTCAGCGCCGTGGCATAATCGATAATCCCGGCATTATCCGCCATTGTGCCAATGGTGGTGCCCGCCGTATCGGCGTTAGCAGCAGAAAAATTCAGGGTGCCACCGGCAG belongs to Rhodospirillaceae bacterium and includes:
- the gatB gene encoding Asp-tRNA(Asn)/Glu-tRNA(Gln) amidotransferase subunit GatB codes for the protein MTYILEGDTGDWEVVIGLEVHAQIISNSKLFSGSATSFGAEPNTHVSLVDAAMPGMLPVINEHCIEQAVRTGLGLKAEINLVSVFDRKNYFYADLPQGYQISQLYHPIVGEGTVILDLEDGSTREVGIERLHMEQDAGKSMHDQDPKRSFIDLNRSGTGLMEIVSRPDLKSPEDVGAYLRKLRSILRYLGTCDGNMDEGSMRCDVNVSVRKVGETELRNRAEVKNVNSVRFAMQAVEIEARRQIDVYEDGGEVVQETRLFDSVKGETRSMRSKEHAHDYRYFPDPDLLPLELTQDYVDNIKATLPELPDERKARYMGNFGLSAYDAGVLVAERDTAQYYEEVAAGHDPKLAANWVISNLFGVLKEKGVGISESPVSAESLSKLLDLLKDDTISGRIAKDVFEIMVAEGKEAVDIVEEKGLKQITDTSAIETAVDEVIANNPEQVEQFKSGNEKIAGWFVGQVMKATGGKANPPMVNQMLKDKLK
- a CDS encoding 2-hydroxychromene-2-carboxylate isomerase; translation: MKIEYYYSHVSPWTFMGHQRLIDMAVKHGAEIDFVPLTLAKVFPVSGGLPLGKRAPQRQEYRMWELKRWPAYLGIEINIEPAHFPVDDGPSAKIAGLAKQQGGDIADLSGAFLGAVWQQERDITDPDTLIAIANENGFNGKALYEESITEAGEGVLEANSQRAIDTGVYGSPFYIVGGEPFWGQDRLDLLERVLAKVT